A genome region from Gadus chalcogrammus isolate NIFS_2021 chromosome 7, NIFS_Gcha_1.0, whole genome shotgun sequence includes the following:
- the arl13b gene encoding ADP-ribosylation factor-like protein 13B, giving the protein MFSLMANCCSWLKRWRKPARKVTLVMVGLDNAGKTATVRGIQGESPQDVAPTVGFSKVSLRQGKFEVTIFDLGGGKRIRGIWKNYYSESYGVVFVVDSSDARRLQETREAIAEVLRHPRIAGKPVLVLANKQDQEGALAEADIIESLALEKLVNENKCLCQIEPCSAILGCGKKMDKSIKNGLKWLLGNIAKDYEAISERVQKDTAEQRAQEDQDKKERAERVRRIRQEREQEELEEAEREGTQTQGAGPADEIMMTSPFQPIGNVITENEEKAKDRKRHRTREEEEEEEGGTNGTAGDQGRHEEEEEEEENGEEMDTAARQTPEQPGSAASGDQGRKKTRKLQLKRKNRVDPLQTEGPPAEGPSPPPPPVGWATPKASRLHKLQPLGESRRSEFFGKPLPPVLVRQQPNGDMHDIIS; this is encoded by the exons ATGTTTAGCCTGATGGCGAACTGCTGCAGCTGGTTGAAGAGATGGCGTAAACCCGCCAG GAAGGTGACGTTAGTGATGGTGGGACTTGATAATGCTGGGAAGACGGCGACGGTTCGAGGGATTCAAGGAg AGAGCCCCCAGGACGTTGCACCCACGGTGGGCTTCTCCAAGGTCTCCCTGCGTCAGGGCAAGTTCGAGGTGACCATCTTCGACCTGGGTGGGGGCAAGCGGATCCGGGGCATCTGGAAGAACTACTACTCGGAGTCATACGGCGTGGTGTTCGTGGTCGACTCGAGCGACGCCCGGCGGCTGCAGGAGACCAGGGAGGCCATCGCCGAGGTGCTGAGGCACCCCCGCATCGCCGGCAAGCCTGTCCTcgt GCTGGCCAACAAGCAGGACCAGGAGGGGGCTCTGGCCGAGGCCGACATCATCGAGAGCCTGGCCCTGGAGAAGCTGGTGAACGAGAACAAGTGTCTCTGTCAGATC GAGCCGTGCTCTGCCATCCTCGGCTGCGGCAAGAAGATGGACAAGTCCATCAAGAACGGTCTGAAGTGGTTGCTAGGCAACATCGCCAAGGACTACGAGGCCATCTCTGAGCGCGTGCAGAAGGACACGGCCGAGCAGCGGGCCCAGGAGGACCAGGACAAGAAGGAGAGGGCCGAGAGGGTGCGGCGCATCCGCCAGGAGAG ggagcaggaggagctagAGGAGGCGGAGCGAGAGGGCACGCAGacccagggggcggggcctgcggACGAGATCATGATGACCAGTCCCTTCCAGCCAATAGGGAACGTGATCACCGAG AACGAGGAAAAGGCGAAGGACAGGAAGAGGCACCGCAcacgggaggaagaggaagaggaggagggcgggactAACGGCACGGCGGGTGATCAGGGTCgacacgaggaggaggaggaggaagaggagaacggCGAGGAGATGGACACGGCCGCTAGGCAGACGCCGGAGCAGCCCGGCTCGG CGGCGTCCGGCGACCAGGGGCGGAAGAAGACGAGGAAGCTGCAGCTGAAGAGGAAGAACCGCGTCGACCCCCTTCAGACGGAGGGCCCCCCCGCcgagggcccctcccccccgcccccgccag TGGGCTGGGCCACGCCCAAGGCCTCCAGGCTGCACAAGCTGCAGCCTCTGGGCGAATCCAGACGCTCCG AATTCTTCGGAAAACCCCTCCCGCCCGTCCTGGTTCGCCAGCAGCCCAACGGCGACATGCACGACATCAtatcctaa